Below is a window of Deltaproteobacteria bacterium DNA.
GCGATAGCCAGCTAACGTGAATCTGCCCCCTGCACCCCCCTGCAAACGCGAGATGAACAAAGGCGGCATCGAGCAGATCGCCACGCGTGCAGCGGCTGCCAAATGCGGTGACCGTCTCCGGTTCGGCGCCGGCCAGGAGCAACTGAATCGAAACATCGTGCGGCGCCAAATCCCACAACACGTTGACCTCGGAGGCCGGCGGCCCGGGATTTATGCGCGCACCATCCAGGTACGCCAGCTCACCGATCGCCCCTTGGGCGATGGCCGTGCGCAGCGCGCTGATCGCCGGGTGATACTCGAACAGGTGGCCAACGCCGAGCAACAAGCCGCGGCGCTCAGCCTGCTCGACCAGATCGAGCGCCTGCGCGGGCTGCGCTGCCAGCGGTTTTTCCACCAACACATGCTTGCCGGCCGCCAGCGCGGCCAGTGCCAGCTGGTGGTGGGTCGACACCGGCGTCACCACGCAGACAGCGTCGATCTCGGGATCGCGCAAGATCGCCTCGTGATCATCCGACAGCACCACCTCGGGGAAGCGTTCGGCCACGAACCTCAATCGCCCCGGGCGCCGATCGGCGGCACGTTTTACGCGGCAGCCCGGTACCGCCGCGAAGCTGCGCAACACGTTGGGGCCCCAGTAGCCGCAGCCGATGACGCCCACGACCACTTCTTGCATCACGCCGCTCCCCGCCCGCCGATCACAACCAGCAGCGTCTCCCATAGCACGCGCAGGTCCGTTCGCCAGGTTCGCCCCAAGGCGTAACAGATGTCCATGAACGCCATCTCGTCGGCGTGCACTTTGCCGCGGCCGCGAACTTGCCACAGGCCGGTGAGCCCAGGCCGCACCATGAAGCGGGCACGCTGCCAGGGTTTGAGCAGCTCGTACTCATACAGAAGGCACGGGCGTGGCCCGAACAGTGTCATATCCCCCTTCAGCACCGAACATAGTTGCGGTAGTTCATCCAGGCTGTGGCGGCGCAGCACCTCGCCGATCGGCGTAATGCGCGCGGCCTCGACGATCTTCGTCGGGGCCGCCCCCCCGGCGACGAATTCCGCAAAACGCTCTTGACGCCGCGCCTCATCCCGCCCGCCAATCCGCATAGTGCGGAACTTGTACCACGTGAACGGCCGGCCGTCTTGTCCCACCACCTCGGCGCGGTGAAACACGCCGCCGGGCGAGGACCGCCGCACCAGCACCGCAATGATCAGCAACAAGGGGAGCAGTACTACCAGCACCGTACCGGCCACGGCGATATCAACCACGCGCCGCCACCTCCGCAACGGGCGGGCGGCTGCCAGCACCACCCCCGGACGGTCGCCGGTCGGCTCCTCGGGCAACAAGCCTTGCAGCTCGGCCAGCTCGGCCCTCTCGAGCCATACCGCCACACCGGCGGCCGTGTAATGCAAAGCCAGTGTGGCCAGCATCTCGCGGCTCAGGCCGCTCTTTGCAATGAGCACCTTCTCGACGTTCGGCGGCACCGGCGCCGCGAGCGCGGCTAACGGTGTCAACTCGGCGCGCACCTCGATTCCCGCGGCGCGCGCAGTGCCGGCCAACGCCGCCGCTGCCGCGCCCTCCCCCACCACCGCAACCGACGCCACCGGCTGGTTCAATCGCTGCACACCTGCCGCACCACCGCGACCACCGCATCGTGCTGGGCCTCGCTCATATGCGCCCATAGCGGCAGCGACACCACCTCACGAGCGCAGCGCTCGGCCACCGGAAAACTGCCTTCGAGCTGTTCGAGGTAGGCAAAGGCTGGCTGCCGGTGCACCGGCACCGGGTAATGCACACCGGTGACGATGCCGCGCGCACCCAGGGCCGAGCGAAACAGGTCACGCTCCGGCACGCGGACGCAGTACTGGTGATAGACCGACTCGCTGCCCCCAGTTTCGCGCGGCAAGCGCACGGGCAAGTCCGCCAGCCGTTCGTTATAGCGGTGCGCCCAGCGGCGCCGGGCGGCATTCCAATCATCGAGGCGGCGCAACTTGATGCGCAGCACCGCCGCCTGCAACGCATCGAGTCGGGAGTTGCCGCCGTCCGGCAGCACGTGCACGTATTTCTCCGCCTGCCCGTGATCAGCCAGCAGGCGGATCTGCTCGGCCAACGCGGCGTCGTTAGTGGTCACCACTCCGGCATCGCCCATGGCACCGAGATTCTTGGCCGGGAACAAGCTGAACCCGGCCACATCGCCGACGCTCCCCGCCCGCCGCGGCATCCCCGCCACCACGGTGTTGGCTCCGACCGCTTGTGCCGCGTCTTCGATCAGGCGCAGGCCGTGCGCCCCGGCGATGCGCGTAAGTGCCGCCAGATTGGCCGGCAAGCCATACAAGTGCACGGGGATGATCGCCTTCAGTACCGCGCCGCTGTGTTTGAGCACCCGCCGGCTGTTGCGCGCCACGGTCTGCTCGTGCAGGAAGCGCTCGACCGCCACCAGGTCGATGTTGAAGTCCTCGTCACTGATGTCGACAAAGACCGGTTGCGCCCCGACCTGAACGATGGCTTCGACGGTGGCGACGAAGGTGAACGGTACCGTGAGCACGGCGTCGCCGCGGCCGATGCCCAAGGCTTGCAACGCCAATCGCAGCGCATCGGTGCCGTTGCCGACGCCGATGGCGAAGCGCGCGCCGCAGTACTGCGCGAACTCGGCCTCAAAGCCGCTCACCTCCTCGCCGCCGATGAAGCGCGAGGTGCGCAACACTCGTGCGATCGCCGCATCAATCTCGCCCTGCAACTCTTCGTACTGAGCGTACAAATCCGTGATCGGAACGTGCATGCTCAAGCTGTCACAAGTTCAGCGACAAAAGTCAAAAACCTCGATCCGAACAACCTGTTAGGCATCTCACCCCGCACTTACACCGCCGGCTCGACTTTACCCCGGACACGCCGGAAGCGCCGGCCACAAGCGCAGGCGGCGCGGCCGGCAGTAAAGCGCAGCGTCTGTCCGCAGCCACAGACCGCGCCCCGGACGCGCGCCGGGTTACCCAGCACCAGCGCAAACGCCGGCACCGACTTGGTCACCACCGCCCCGGCTCCGATCATGGCATAGCGGCCGATCTCGATACGGCTCAGCAGCGTGGCATTAGCGCCGATGCTGGCGCCCTCGCGCACCACCGTGGCAGCGGGCTGCTCGTGATACACCCGGCTGCGCGGCCGCGGATCATTGGTGAAAGCGACGTTGGGCCCGATGAAGACGCCCGCCTCGATGGTCACGCCGGCCCACAGCGACACGCCGTTCTTCACCACCACGCCGTCGCCGATGCTGGCGCCGGCTTCGACGAAGCACTGCTCGCCGATATTGCAGTCGGCGCCGACCCGCGCCCCCGCTTGCACGTGGGAAAAACCCCAGATGCGGGTACGCGGCCCGATGTCGCGCGTTTCCACCAGCGCTTGCGGGTGCACGTACGGCGCCTGGCCGCGGCCCGCACTCACCAACACAGCTCGCCGGCGACGCGCCGCAGTACGTCGGGTCGCAGTTCCTTCGCCCATGATTCTCCCTGACCGTCAGCCGTTATCGTCCCATCGGCGCGCCAGGTCGCCGCGTTGCGCACCCGCCACCATTGCGCCACCTCGCGCGGCAACGCCCGCCAGCAGTCGGCGCGTTTGGCTACCCATTGCAGCACGCGGGCATAGGCGTCAAGGCGCGCGTGCCGGTCGAGATAATCAGGATGCGTCAGCATCAAGGCCATGCCGCGGTAGCGTTCGATAACCGCCAGCTTCGCCAGCCACACCTGCTCCGCCTCGAGTCGGAGTTTCTCGAAGAGGGTGAAATCCTGCGGCAAGGTGTAA
It encodes the following:
- a CDS encoding Gfo/Idh/MocA family oxidoreductase; its protein translation is MQEVVVGVIGCGYWGPNVLRSFAAVPGCRVKRAADRRPGRLRFVAERFPEVVLSDDHEAILRDPEIDAVCVVTPVSTHHQLALAALAAGKHVLVEKPLAAQPAQALDLVEQAERRGLLLGVGHLFEYHPAISALRTAIAQGAIGELAYLDGARINPGPPASEVNVLWDLAPHDVSIQLLLAGAEPETVTAFGSRCTRGDLLDAAFVHLAFAGGCRGQIHVSWLSPHKTRRLWVMGTQGSILYDDLAPEKVRVFDQGFDSRVGAGDDDTRALFYRPAKVTVPVLAADEPLRLECEEFVRALRTGTPPRADGASGLRVVRVLAAAELSLARGSVAVPLASV
- a CDS encoding sugar transferase, which gives rise to MQRLNQPVASVAVVGEGAAAAALAGTARAAGIEVRAELTPLAALAAPVPPNVEKVLIAKSGLSREMLATLALHYTAAGVAVWLERAELAELQGLLPEEPTGDRPGVVLAAARPLRRWRRVVDIAVAGTVLVVLLPLLLIIAVLVRRSSPGGVFHRAEVVGQDGRPFTWYKFRTMRIGGRDEARRQERFAEFVAGGAAPTKIVEAARITPIGEVLRRHSLDELPQLCSVLKGDMTLFGPRPCLLYEYELLKPWQRARFMVRPGLTGLWQVRGRGKVHADEMAFMDICYALGRTWRTDLRVLWETLLVVIGGRGAA
- a CDS encoding DegT/DnrJ/EryC1/StrS family aminotransferase; translated protein: MHVPITDLYAQYEELQGEIDAAIARVLRTSRFIGGEEVSGFEAEFAQYCGARFAIGVGNGTDALRLALQALGIGRGDAVLTVPFTFVATVEAIVQVGAQPVFVDISDEDFNIDLVAVERFLHEQTVARNSRRVLKHSGAVLKAIIPVHLYGLPANLAALTRIAGAHGLRLIEDAAQAVGANTVVAGMPRRAGSVGDVAGFSLFPAKNLGAMGDAGVVTTNDAALAEQIRLLADHGQAEKYVHVLPDGGNSRLDALQAAVLRIKLRRLDDWNAARRRWAHRYNERLADLPVRLPRETGGSESVYHQYCVRVPERDLFRSALGARGIVTGVHYPVPVHRQPAFAYLEQLEGSFPVAERCAREVVSLPLWAHMSEAQHDAVVAVVRQVCSD
- a CDS encoding N-acetyltransferase; protein product: MGEGTATRRTAARRRRAVLVSAGRGQAPYVHPQALVETRDIGPRTRIWGFSHVQAGARVGADCNIGEQCFVEAGASIGDGVVVKNGVSLWAGVTIEAGVFIGPNVAFTNDPRPRSRVYHEQPAATVVREGASIGANATLLSRIEIGRYAMIGAGAVVTKSVPAFALVLGNPARVRGAVCGCGQTLRFTAGRAACACGRRFRRVRGKVEPAV